The genomic window GGATCACCCCGGGCTGAACCTGGTATAAGATCACAGGCCCCCCCGGCGAAACCCGTGAGGCGCATCGATGGAACCCGACATGGATTTTCAATCTCTCGTTCGCCAGAGCGGCATCGTGTTCACGGCCGACGTGGGTCAGGGCCCCGAGGAGTGGGTGCTGGCGATCGCCTCGCCCAATCTGGCGCGCACCCAGGTGGCCACCCAGGCTGACCTGGTTGCGGCCGGCTACATTCGCCAGGAGGCCCTGGTCCATCTCGAAGCGGAACGTGAGCGCCTGACTGCCCTGCTGCACACCCTCGAAGAACAGCGGGCCAGCCTGCAAGCCCAGCGACGCGGTCACGATGAGGCCCTGGCTGAGCTGGAGCGACGCGTCCGACGGGCGGAGATCTGGCGGCAGGCCGAGCATGAGGGAGTGGTGGCGCGCAACCGGGGCGATGCGCCCGAGGCCAACCCCTATCGTGCCGAGGACGAGGTGGACGAACTTGGCGGCCAGGCCTGGCGGCATGGCTGGCGCGTGCGGGACACCCTGATCGGCCTGAATGATCGCATTCGCTCGCTGCAAGCTGCGCTGGACCAGCTGCAAGCCGCCCGCGATCAGGAGCACGGCGAGAATCAGCAGCGTCTGGCCGAAGCCCAGAGTGAGCAAGCCCGCTGGGCCGCCGCGGCGCAACAGGCGCAAACCCGCATCCGTCAGCTCGAAGTGGAGCAGCGTCATCTGCCGGCCCTTGAAGAGGCTCTGCGTCTGGCCTGGACCGAGGCACCCCACAGCCCGGCCTGTGCGGTCTGGGCCGTCGGGGCTGCCGGAGGTGACGCGCTCAAGGCCTGTGACTGCTGGCGTGCCCGAATCGCGTCTGAAGCCCTTTCCCCCTTTGCCGGTCTTTAATTTTAATTTAACCCAGGGATAAAGCCGTCCCCGCGTCGGTCGGCTCGCATCGGGCGGCTTTCGTGGCACCATGAGGGTATGACCCCGCTCGTTCATAAAGCCACCTGCGCCGCGCTCGTCGCGGTGGCCATCTGGTCGGTCTCGTTCGTGGCCACCAAGCATGTGGTGACGGAGGCGGCGCCCATGGCCAGTGCCCTGGTGCGTTTTCTGATGGCCTCCACCCTGCTGCTGCTGGTGCATGCGCTGCTGGGCCGTTCGCTGGCCCTGCCGCGGGATTGCTGGCGTCTGGTGGTCTGGGGAGGCTTGACGGGCACGACCTTCACCTTCGCCTTCGAAAATCTGGCCCTGACCTACACCACGGCGGGCAACTCCGCCATGCTGCAGGCGGTCAGCCCGACCCTGGCGGCGATCGGGGCCTGGCTGTTCCTGCGGGAGCGCCTGGGCTGGCGTCAGTGGTTGGGGATGGCGCTGGCGGCGGCTGGCATCGCCGCGTTGATCGGGCCCACCGCCGCGGTGACGGGTCCCGGGGACATGCTGATGGGCGTGGTCATGATCATGGGCTCGGCCTATGGCCTGATCAGCAAGGCCCTGGCGGATCGTCTGCCGGCCCTGACGGCCCTGACCTGGATGCTGCTGGTGGGAACGCTGGGCCTGGTGCCGTTTGCCTTGTCGGAGGCCCTGCTCGGCGAAGGCTTCCAGCTGCCGCAGTCGCCCACGGCCTGGGCGGGCCTGGCCTACCTCGGCTTGCTGTCCTCCGGAGGGGCCTACCTGCTATGGCAATGGGCGCTCGCGCACCTGCCGGTCTCGCGGGTGGGGATGTTTCTGTACCTGATGCCGGTCGGGACCCTGCTGGTCGCGGCGGCCTGGCTGGGGGAGCCGCTCGGCTGGTCGCGCCTGGGCCTCGCGGCGCTGGTCCTGTTCGGGGTCTACCTGGCGGTCGAGCCGACCGACCTGGCCACCTCAGAGGACGAGCGTCCGCCGCTCAAGGAGCCGCTGTCGCTCACCTCGTGAGGCTGCGGCTCACCACGCTGGGGGTGCGCAGGCAATTCCCCGCGGGATCGCAGAAGCCCTCCACGCGGGCCTGAAGGGCGCCGATCTCCGGCGCGAAAAAGCCCCGGCGACCAAGAATCGTGAGCCAGACATCGCGGGGTTCGAGCGGATCCACCTGGACCCTCAGGTCACCCGGGGCCTCGCCCTGATTGATGCCGTCGTCGTCGAGCAGGCGAAAATGGCGATTGCGCTCTGCAGGGGTGTCGCCACAGACGCGCTGGGCCTTGGGGTTGACGAACGGGATCGGGCCGGCCAGCGCCGGCAGGCTGCCGTCAGGCAGTTCGCTGCGCTGCCCGGCCACGGCCAGGGTCAGGCGATCGCCCTCCAGCAGGCTGCGATCCAGCCAGCCGAGCGGGGAACCATCGTAGGCCATCATCGGCTTTGAAAAACTCAGGGTGATGCGCGCATCCGGGCCGGCATCGCTCAGCTGGATCGCCTCCAGCGTCGGTTCGCGGGTGTCGCTGGGCACGCGGAAGTGGGCGATCGCCGTGTGCGTGGCGCGCCAGCGCGCCGCGGCGGTGGCCGCCGTGGCCGGCAGCGCCAGGTTGCTGGCCCGGAAGGTGTTGCGAATCAGGTCGCCGGGGCGTTGCGGATAGTTCTCCAGGTGGCTTTCCTCGTCCGTGCCGAGCTGACGGCCTTCCGCGTCGCTGATGGTGGAAACCCGCTCGGCCGAACGGACCAGGCCGACCTGGTAGCGCGCCTCGCCGGCGAACGAGCGCAGCAGGGGCACCGGGAATTTCAGCGTCAGGGTCAGGCCATCCGCGGAGAAGCTGGTGCGCGCCTGGGTCTGGGCTTCGCCCTGCAGGGTGGTGCCGGCCTTGATGGCGTAATGAAAATCGTTGTCGAGGTTGATCGGGGTGACCCCCGGGGCGGCCTCGAGCAGGCGATGGTTGATCGCCACTCCGTCCGGACTGGCGGCTTCGTTGCCCGGCACGACCCGCACGGCGGCGGCCAGGCGTCGCCGGCTCTCCTCGGGCAGCAGCTCACTCACCGTCAGCTGGTAGGTGAGTGTCACCGGCTCTTCCTCGTCCTTGGGCAGCACCGGCTCGCTGCGCACGATCTCCGGATGGTTCGAGATGAAAAACGCCGCCCCGGGCTCCAGCGAGGGACCGTCGGCACCGAAATTGGTCACGTTCAGCTCGCTGGTTCCGCTGACGTAGACGGCCGTGCGGCTGCGTGTGGTCCAGCCGGGTTTGCTCACGGTGACCTGGCAGTTGACGTCGGTCGGGACCTGCGACAGCACCCAGGCCCCGCTGCGGGTGGTCGCCCGGGCCCGAAACGGGGTCGCGGTGTCGAGCGATTCGAGCACCACCTCCGCATCCTCCACCGGGGTTCCGTTTTCGTCGCGCACCACGCCGCTCACGATGGCGGGCAACCCGCGCACCACGTCCGGACGGGGCGTGGCCGTTGGACTGGGGCGGGGCGTGGGGGCCTCGGTGGGAATGGGGGTGGGGGTCGGGGTAGGCGACGGGGTGGGCGTCGGCGTGGGGGTGGGCGTCGGGCTCGGCGTGGGCGTGGCGGCCGGGACGATCAGGCGACCGGTCGCGTTGAACTGGCAGCCCGACAGGCCGACGCCTCCCCCCACGGCCAGCAGCGCCGCCCAGCGGGCGCCCGAAAAAACACGAAGCAGGCGAGTCACAGGTTCGCTTCCACGAGGTTGCTGTCGGCCCCTTCGGCCGTGCGGCGATTGTCGGCCGGATCGCTCATGCCTTCGACACGGGCGGCGATCGCCTTGATACGGGCGTCGAAGAAATCCGGCCGCCCCACCAGCGTCAGGCGGAGCATATGGGGCTGTTTGGGGTCCACCCCGAGCGCCACGCGTCCCACGGCCGCCCCCGTGGTTTCGGCCACGAAGGCGCTCGCTGCGAAGCGAAAGGCCCGGTTGTCATCGGCCGAACTGCCGTGATGGGCCGTGGTCTGCGGGTCGATGGCGATCGCATCGCTGGCCCGGCCGTCGCGCAGCTGACGAGTCGACAGCTTGCCGCGTTCACCCACCAGGAAGGTCAGCCCGGCCAGGTCGGCCGCTTGTGCGCCGGTCCCCAGCCCGCGCTTGCCCTCCGGGCTGCCGTCGTGGGCCACCAGCGGTTCATCGAATTGCAGCAGGACCACGGTATCGTCGCCTTCGGTCTGGACATCGACGCTCAGCAGGCGTGGGGGGCTGTTGTCCTCCGGCAGCCAGAACGCGGAGGCGTGGTCATGGGTGGCCGCCCAGCGGCCGGCCGGCGCGTCGGACACCAGGCCTTCGACGCGCGCCAGCTCGGGGTCGGGGTCACGAAAGGCCCCCAGCAGCATCTCGCCGGCGGCGGGCCAGCTGCCCAGTTCGCCGGTCGGCCCGGTGCCGAGGGGCAAGCCCTGCAGATCCTTGAGCGGCTGGCCATCCCCGACCAGCGCGATCTGGTAACGGGCCCGTCGCTTGGCGGCCAGCAGCGGGGCGTCGAAGGTGAAGGTGACGGTGTGACCGGATGCGTCCCAGCTGGCGCGGGCGCGGGCCGGGCTGCCCTTGCGAAAGGCCTCGCCCGGCGCCAGCAGCCAGGGCGCCAGGGCGATGGCCTTGAGCGGGTTGGGGTACCGTTTGTCGAGCAGGCTCAGGTCGGTGGCGCCGCGCCCGCCCCCGGCCTCTCGGTTCGCGGGCAGCAGGCGCAGCTGCTCCGCCAGCCGGGCCGCACTCTCAGGCGCCAGAGGTTCGCTCAGCCTCAGGCTCATGCGCAGGTGGTCGCGGGCGGTCCAGGTATCGTCGGGAATCGGCTCCACCCGGGTGATCTCCGGGTAAGGCGACAGAAAGAAGGGGGCCGCCTCCGGGCTGCTGCCGCCGAAGTCGACCCGGGTGTCGCCTGCCCTCAGCGTCACGACCCGTCGCCGCGGCGTGTGGCCGGGGCGGCTCGCTTCCAGCGCCAGCGTGGTTCCGCCCGCAGGGGGGGCCGGCAGCTGGTAGCGTCCCTGGGCATCCAGGGTGGCGCTGGCGACATAGGGCGTGGTGGTATCCAGACTTTGCGCCGTGACCAGGCCTTCCGGCAGCGCCTGGCCGTCGAGGCCGAAGACCTGGCCGTTCAGCTGCCGCGTCGCGGCGGTCGGCCCGGGGACGGGTGCGGCAGGAGACGGCGCGACCGGGGTGTCCAGCGACGGGGAGGGCGCCTGTGGGGCCTCGCTTGCCAGCGGAAGCGGGCCGCTGGCCGGCGCCGGGGAACAGGCCATGAGGACGCCGGTGAGCAGGAGCGACAAGGCAAGTCGGGAACGGACCATACATGAGAGCCTAGCACGGAGGGGGCGTGCTGCCGTGGCCGATGGTCACAAGGGCCCCTGGTCGGCAGGCTCCCAGCGCCAGCTGGCAACCGTCTCCGGCGGCAGCGCCAGGCGTGCGCTGATCCGGTCGATGCGGGCCTGGCCCACGTCGGCCAGGGTCGCGAACTGGCTGTCCGGGATGGCCTCGGGCGCCTGGATGCAGAGGAAGCGCCGTGCCCCCCCATCGGCCGCGTTGAGCTCCAGCACCGCCTGGGCGGTCGGGCAGCTGCCCGCGAAGGGGTCGAGAATCAGGGCGTCCCGGCGATCGCCGCGGGGGGTGGCCCACGTCAGCAGGTCCTTGATCAGCTGGATGGGCTTGGGAAAGTCGATCACGGGTCGTCCGAACAGCCCCTTGAGCTCTCGTGTGCCGTCGGCCGTGGTCACGCGGTCGTAGTAGGAGAGGGGCGTGCGCCCCCGCTCGCCGTCCGGCAGCACCAGGCGCTGCTTGGTGTAGACCCGCCAGCGGCCGTCGCGCCCCTTGAGAAACTCCAGCTCGTCCTGACGGGCCGCCAGCGTCTCGCGGCTCCAGCGCCACTGGTGGCTCGGGCAGGGGATGGGGCTGCCGTCCGGGGCGGTGATCACGTACACCAGATTGGGCCTGGCGGAGTGGGCGGTGCCGCTCTTGGCGAGCGGAATGCGCTTGTAGGGGCCCCTGGCATCCACCGCGTCGTAGGCCTCGCGCATGGCGTCGGTGAGCGGCTCCTCGAACGGAGGCAGGGCCGCCAGGCGCCTGGCGTAGACGTGGATGTACTCGGTTTGCGGCAGCACGTGGCGCGCGCCGCGCCCGCGCACGACCTTCTTGCGCCAGGTGATGGTCGAGACGAAGTTCTCCTCGCCGAAGATCTCATCGAGCAAGAGGCGCAGGTGATGGCTCTCGCGATCGTCGATGCTGATGAACAGCACGCCGTCATCGGCCAGCCAGCGGTGAACCATGGCCAGGCGGGGCCACATGAAGCTGAGCCAGGCCGCGTGGCGGGCCCCGCGGGCGGCGGCCCCGTGTTCCGCGGCATAGCGGCGCGCGTCGGTCTGGAAGCGGTCGTGGTAGCGCATGGCCACGCCGGTGTTGTAGGGGGGATCCAGATAGGCGATGCGCACCTGCCCGGCGAAGCGGGCGCTCAGGTGCTGCATCACCGGCAGGTTGTCGCCTTCGATGAAGGTGTGGGGGGCGTCTGGGGCGGCCAGCGCGTGGCGCGGCCGCAAGGCGCCCGCCGCCGCCTGGTCGACCGACGCGCGAGCGGCCGCATCACCTGGCCAGCGCAGGCCGAAAGGGGCAGCATCGTCGGACATCGGTGGCCATGATGGCACACGCCCGCAGGGCCTGCCAGGTATGCATACGCGATTCTCCTGTGCACCTGCACAGGAGAATCGCGCCACACACCGGGGGCTAACTGGTAAGAACGGCTTGCGCCTGGTTCATGCCTCAGTTGGGTGAAGGATCGGGGACAGGATAGAAGATCTCGGTCGTGCCACTGGCGTTCCAGGTGCTGTGCGTGGAGACCTCGTTCTGGGTGATCTTGTGGAGGTCGCCGGTGGTGGTGCCGGTGAAGAAGCGCACGAAGGTCTTGGTCGGGTCATAGGTGAGGTCGAAGGCCAGGGCCCCCCAGCCCAGGGTCAACGCCAGCTTGCGGGCGTGGTTGGTCGAATCCCAGGTGGTGGTCATGGTCTGGTTGCCACCTGCAATCGGCTCCGCCACGCGGTTGGTCGGCATCAGGCCGTTGGAGGCGACCGGAATCCGGTAGACCACGTCTTGCCCGGTCGTCACGCTTGTCGGCGTCAACGAGGCGTACAGCGTGCCCCAGCGCTCACCGGCCGTGAAGGAGGCTTGCGCCTGGCCTTCCACCTGGTCGAAGGTCAGCGCCTTGATGCTGCCCGTGGCCGGCATCCAGGTCGAGGCCGCAAAGCTGGCCACGATGTCAGCTGGCGCGTCAGAGGTCGAATTGTAGATGTTCCGCAGCACCACGATCTGGTTGTCGCCGGTCGTCACCCACAGCTGGTTGCGCAGGCGGTTGATGGCGAGCTGGCCATAGTGATGGGTGGCGGTCGAGTTGGTCCGGGTGAGTTCCTTGATGTGGGTCACGGTGGCGCTGGCCATGTCGGTCTCGTCCATCTTGTAGCGATAGACGCGCACCTTGGAGCTGCCCGGCAAATCCTCGGTGAAGAACACCGTGCCGGTGTCATCCGCCACCAGGCCGACCGGCTTGGAGAGCGTGACGCGAATCGGATCCGTGGAACTGTCGCCCTCGCTGGCCAGGCTGATGGCACCGCTGCCAATCAGGGTTTCCAGTCGGTACACCGAGGGGGCAATCACGAACGGCGGGTTGGTGTCGGTATCGCGCCGCAGGGCGCGAATGCGATTGTTGCCCGTGTCGCAGAAGAGAATCTCACCGTTCTGGCCCACCACGATGCCGCGCGGCGTGTGGAGCGTGCCATCGAGAGACGGTCCGTAGTCACCAGCTTGCGTGTCGTAGTTGGAGGTCTGGGTCCCCGTGCCGGCCAGCAAGGTGGCGGTGGCGGCAGACGCGTCCCACAGCCAGATCTGGTGCCCGCCCGAGGTGGTGAAGACGACGTCTCCAGAGTCATCCATCAGGGGCGCAATGCCACCGATTTCCACCGAACCCACCGTGCCGTCGATATCACCGAAGGTCGGGTCGTTATTGAAGTGGCTCAGCGTGGTGATGCGGAACTGGCCAGCGATCGTCGGGATGGCGGGCGTCGCCGGATCTTCCACGTTCACATCGAAGTCACCGCCGGGTGCGGTCAGGGTCACGTTCACGTTGATGTTGTTGAGGCCTGTCCGCAGGGCGAAGCTGGGGTTCGAACCCGAAGCGATCACTTCAGGACCGATGTCCAGGACCGCCGAGGCTTCCGCCGTGTCGAACCGAGACTGGTCACCGTTCCGGTACAGGTAGAGCACCAGACCGTAGCCATCCCCGGGCGTCAGATTGTCGAACAACAGCGCCGCGGTGCGGGTGTTGGTCGTCGAGTCCAACGTCGGCGAGGCCTTCTCCATGCGGGTCACGAAGCCATCGCGGGAATTGGAGAGCCAGACGCGCACCATGTCCCAGTCGATCTGCTGCATCTGCTGCAGACCGTACTTCTTGGCGAAGGCGGCCTGCACATCTTTCTGCCGCAGCAGCATGCGCAGGCTGGTGGCCCGTTGAGCCCCCTGGTTGAGTTCCGGCGCCAACGCACGAATCGGTCGCGTCGATGGCGGTGCGGCCTGACAGCCCATGACCAGCAAGGTGGTGGCCAGCAGAATTCGAGTGCGACTTACGATAGGCATAGTGAACACCTCTGCCTCGTCGGCTTCCCGCCGAGGCATCGATTCACCGTACCCTTCCCCACAGGTGATATGCCCCACAATGTGACAGACCTATCAGTCGATGACCAAGATCGGGTTGTTTTCTCGTGTGCTGTTTGTTTTGGATTCACCAAGGCCAGATAAAAGAAGCAGGCATTCATCGCCGGATATGCAGAAATTAACCGGCTTTTGCCCCTTAGAATATTCATAACGCGTTCTTGATCTGGGCCCCTGATCGTCATCTGGGACCCTGATTGCCGCCTGATCAGCGGGTGCGGCCGGCACGCGAGACGGCCAGGGCGGGACGCCCCCTGCCTGGCAGCGGGCCGAGGCGCGTGGAGGCCTGCGCCGGGCTGCCCCTCCCGCCAAGCGCGCGGGCAAGGTCAGTTTTGGATCAGAATGGTGGCGCTGAAGGCGCGCAGCAGGCGACCGTCCACGTCAAACGCGCTGATCGAGAGGCGATGCGCGCCGTTGGTCTTTCCGCGGGTGTCGAAGGGAACCGCAAAGCGCTTGTTGACGTCCTGACCGCTGCCGATCGCCACCCCATTCAATTCGTAGCGGACGCTCGCTACCCCGCCCGGATCCAGATCCCAGCGAAGTTCGACCTGTCCCGACAGCACCGGGTAAACCGGCGCTGTGTTTTCGATCGTGTTCTGACACGACGCCAGGGTCAGCGGGGACAGCAGCAGGCCGAAAACCAGCCAGGCCTTCAGAACTTGCGACGGCATTCGAGGAAGGGTCCTTGCATCGATTGGGCGAAATCGGCCCGATAAGAGCTGGTGTTTTCCAGGCGGTAACCTGCTTCAAAGCTGGTGCCGAACATGGGTTCCCAGCTCAGGGCCGGTTCAGCCACATAGGTGAACAGCGGGCCGACGGCCACCACCGCCTCATCCCCGTGCGCGATCAGATAGGGACGCCCCTCCAGGCGCGCGTGCCAGCGCCACCCGCCGCCGAGCTCCCCGAGCAGGCCGGTGCGCAGGCTCGGCCCGTGGTAGAGCTGGTAGACCGAGGTCAGAAAACGGCCCGTGGCCGGGGGCGGCATGTTGTTGGACACCGAGAGGTAGCGGGCCATATAGCCGCCCTCCAGCGAGAGGTTGACCGGGCCGACCGGGAAGGCGCGCCCGCCCGTCAAGGCGAGGCTGAAGTCGTCCCGCTGATGCCGGCTATCGGGCAGCTGGCGGTCCGAGATCGTCAGACCCAGGTAGCTCAGGACCAGGTCCACCTGGCCGCCATCCGGGGTGGTGAATCCCAACCCGCCCTCAAAGCGCTGGATCGGCTCAGGGCGAAGGGCGATCGCCCCGAGTGGGTAATTTTCCTGGAACGTGGGGAAGTAGGTGCGGAACCAGGTGCGTGGCGCGAAACGCGGGATTTGCCAGGCCCCCAGGCTGGGCTCGTCGGTGGGCGCCAGCAGGCGCCAGCGGCTGTCGAGATCGCCGGCGGCAGGGCGCAACGGGCGGTAGCCGCCCAGCCCCGGGCCTCTCAAGCCAGACATGCGCTCGCGCTCGGCGGGGGTTGGACGCCAGACCGGAAGGGGCGTGCCTCGGATCACGCGCGGCTTGAACACTCGTGGGGGCTGGGTCGTGCGGATTTCCTGCTCCAGCGTGAAGGGTTCCGGGGTTCGCAGGGGGGCTTCCGGTGGGGCGGCCCGGCTGCCATCCGGACACGCCAGCAGGCCTGCCACCATGACGGCGGCCACGGACGAGAGGCGGATCACGGCTCGGGCGATGGACATATCACCACGATGCGCGTCACGCGTCGGGGCGTCGGTGATGACGATAACGCCCCTCCCCCAGGGGGCCCGTCGCGGCGCCTGGACAGGTCTCTCCGACGCCGCTCGCCTTCCTGGTGCCGTCGCGGTCAGTCGCCCAGGCGAGGCACCAGCAGGATGCGTCCGCTGACCTGGTCCTCGAGCAACTGCACCTGGCCGCCATAGGGCAAGATCAGGACCGCTCGCACGGCCTCGCGCGCCGGGCGGGGGGCGAACAGCCAGAAACTGACCAGCGGTGAGTTGGTCACCTGATCGAATTGCACCGCCGTCGGATTCAGGGCGGCCCGAGGGAAATCCACGTAGATCAGGCTGCGCGTCAGCCGGGTGATGTTGTACTTGGGCACCTCTCCCCGGTAGTCCATGGCGAGTCCACCCACCTGTTCATCGAAGGTGGCGGGCCCCAGCACGGTCCTGACGCTGCCATCCGTCACGCTGGCGCTCTCGGCCGTCAGCTGTGGGAAGAGCAGGATTTCCCTGCGGACGTCGTCGCGCGCGACCACCACCTCACCGGCGCCGGTCAGGGAAAGTTTGACCACACTGCTGCCGCGCGCGGCATCCGGCGTCACCGACCAGCCCACCAGCACCGGATCGCCGCCCACTTTGGTGCCCCGTTCGGCCGGGCCTGCCAGGATCGTGCGCGTCAGATCCACCCTCAGCTCGGCGGGGGCCAGCGCGGTGATCTCGAAGTTGGGGGCCTCCCCTTCGTAGGGCAGCACCAGCACGTGGCGGTCGGAAGCATACCGGGCCGCCGTGATGCGGGTGCGAGGGGGCTCGAGCGGGCCAGGCCGGCTCGCCTGGCTCGGCGGGCGGACCACCGGCAGCGGGGTTTCGATCGGGCCTGGCTCCGGCAGGGGGGGGCGCTTGGGGGGAATCGGTTGGAGTAGCACAGGCGCTGGCGTGGGCGGCAGCCAGCGCCGGACCTGCGGGGAGGGGGCCGTGAGGGTGGCCGGGCTCGGGGGCGTGACAGGCGGCCGGGCCAGCGGCGGAAACAGGCTGGCTACCGGGACCGGTGAAGGGAACATGAACGTCGACGGGGTCGGCAGCGGCGTGGGCGTCGGGGTCGGCAGCGGCGTGGGCGTCGGGGTCGGCTGCGGTGTGGGCGTCAGGGTCGGCAGTGGCGTGGGCGCGCTCGTCTGGCTCGGACCCGGGAAGAACCAGAAAAAGGGCTCGGGCGTGGGAGTGGCGGCCAGCGGCGTGGCGACCGGGAGCGGCGGTGGGGTCCGGCGAGGCGGGGCCGTGGGCACGGCTGCCACACTGGGCGTCACGGGAAGGGGGGGCACCGCGGGGGAGGCAAAAGAGAACAGGCCGCTCGGAAAGGCCTCGGGTTCCTCGCTGGGAGGCGGGACGGGGGGGCGGAGCAAGGGCTCGGGGCTGAAGGCCGGGGCGGGTGTGCGGCGTGGGGTGATCGCCGCGGGGGGCATTTGCGGGTTGGCCAGGAAGAACCAGGGCGGCAGGGTCTCGTCCGGCGCAGGTTGGTTCGGCGGGACCGGCATGGGAATGAGGGCCGGGGGGCGGCTCGCGGGGGTGCCACCGGCGGCGCTGGGAGGCGTTTCGGCCCCCGCGAAGGGATAGATTTCGAAGCGCATTTCGACCGCCTTGAGCTGGATGGCGGGCGAGGAGGGCGTGGCGGTTTCCAGGGTGATGCGCACCACGTTGGCGCGCTTCTCGGTCAGCACGAAGCGCCGCAGCGCCCCCACGCCGCTGTGCCCCTGGACGGCCGCGCCGGCCAGCTTGGCCCCCTCGAATTCGAAGTAATGGATGGTGGGGGAGATGCGGTAGTAGAAGGCCCTGGGTGGGGTGCCTGCAAAGGGAATGACGATCGCCCGGTCCGCGCCCATGTAGAACGCCGTGCCGACCCGGGCCGGCTGGGCGGTTTGCGCAAGAATAGGGGATGGCGCCAGCGCGGCAGCCGTCGCTACCAGGATGGCGCTGAGGCAGCTAAGGCGCATTCAGAGCCTCGGCATGACCAGTAAGCACACAGGGAGACGCATCTTGTCCCCACTCAAGCACATCCGGGCACGGTGAATCTGTGCGCATGAAACATGCGGCGGATCATTCGCTCCGCGCGCCGGAAAGCGTGATCGCGCAAACAGGCACGGAGCGCTTCCCGGTTTAGGATGGGCGCGGGTGGGTCGACGATTCTTGAAGTGGTGCAATTGGCGTTCAGGGAAACTGCGATGCGCGGGATGCTTCCAGCGGCGGCTCGTTTGTTCTTGCTCGGTTCTTTGGTCGGGGTGTGTGCGTGTGCGCGTAATCCCTACGACACCGGCAGCC from Candidatus Sericytochromatia bacterium includes these protein-coding regions:
- a CDS encoding carboxypeptidase-like regulatory domain-containing protein yields the protein MTRLLRVFSGARWAALLAVGGGVGLSGCQFNATGRLIVPAATPTPSPTPTPTPTPTPSPTPTPTPIPTEAPTPRPSPTATPRPDVVRGLPAIVSGVVRDENGTPVEDAEVVLESLDTATPFRARATTRSGAWVLSQVPTDVNCQVTVSKPGWTTRSRTAVYVSGTSELNVTNFGADGPSLEPGAAFFISNHPEIVRSEPVLPKDEEEPVTLTYQLTVSELLPEESRRRLAAAVRVVPGNEAASPDGVAINHRLLEAAPGVTPINLDNDFHYAIKAGTTLQGEAQTQARTSFSADGLTLTLKFPVPLLRSFAGEARYQVGLVRSAERVSTISDAEGRQLGTDEESHLENYPQRPGDLIRNTFRASNLALPATAATAAARWRATHTAIAHFRVPSDTREPTLEAIQLSDAGPDARITLSFSKPMMAYDGSPLGWLDRSLLEGDRLTLAVAGQRSELPDGSLPALAGPIPFVNPKAQRVCGDTPAERNRHFRLLDDDGINQGEAPGDLRVQVDPLEPRDVWLTILGRRGFFAPEIGALQARVEGFCDPAGNCLRTPSVVSRSLTR
- a CDS encoding DMT family transporter, producing the protein MTPLVHKATCAALVAVAIWSVSFVATKHVVTEAAPMASALVRFLMASTLLLLVHALLGRSLALPRDCWRLVVWGGLTGTTFTFAFENLALTYTTAGNSAMLQAVSPTLAAIGAWLFLRERLGWRQWLGMALAAAGIAALIGPTAAVTGPGDMLMGVVMIMGSAYGLISKALADRLPALTALTWMLLVGTLGLVPFALSEALLGEGFQLPQSPTAWAGLAYLGLLSSGGAYLLWQWALAHLPVSRVGMFLYLMPVGTLLVAAAWLGEPLGWSRLGLAALVLFGVYLAVEPTDLATSEDERPPLKEPLSLTS
- a CDS encoding site-specific DNA-methyltransferase, whose protein sequence is MSDDAAPFGLRWPGDAAARASVDQAAAGALRPRHALAAPDAPHTFIEGDNLPVMQHLSARFAGQVRIAYLDPPYNTGVAMRYHDRFQTDARRYAAEHGAAARGARHAAWLSFMWPRLAMVHRWLADDGVLFISIDDRESHHLRLLLDEIFGEENFVSTITWRKKVVRGRGARHVLPQTEYIHVYARRLAALPPFEEPLTDAMREAYDAVDARGPYKRIPLAKSGTAHSARPNLVYVITAPDGSPIPCPSHQWRWSRETLAARQDELEFLKGRDGRWRVYTKQRLVLPDGERGRTPLSYYDRVTTADGTRELKGLFGRPVIDFPKPIQLIKDLLTWATPRGDRRDALILDPFAGSCPTAQAVLELNAADGGARRFLCIQAPEAIPDSQFATLADVGQARIDRISARLALPPETVASWRWEPADQGPL
- a CDS encoding carboxypeptidase regulatory-like domain-containing protein, with protein sequence MVRSRLALSLLLTGVLMACSPAPASGPLPLASEAPQAPSPSLDTPVAPSPAAPVPGPTAATRQLNGQVFGLDGQALPEGLVTAQSLDTTTPYVASATLDAQGRYQLPAPPAGGTTLALEASRPGHTPRRRVVTLRAGDTRVDFGGSSPEAAPFFLSPYPEITRVEPIPDDTWTARDHLRMSLRLSEPLAPESAARLAEQLRLLPANREAGGGRGATDLSLLDKRYPNPLKAIALAPWLLAPGEAFRKGSPARARASWDASGHTVTFTFDAPLLAAKRRARYQIALVGDGQPLKDLQGLPLGTGPTGELGSWPAAGEMLLGAFRDPDPELARVEGLVSDAPAGRWAATHDHASAFWLPEDNSPPRLLSVDVQTEGDDTVVLLQFDEPLVAHDGSPEGKRGLGTGAQAADLAGLTFLVGERGKLSTRQLRDGRASDAIAIDPQTTAHHGSSADDNRAFRFAASAFVAETTGAAVGRVALGVDPKQPHMLRLTLVGRPDFFDARIKAIAARVEGMSDPADNRRTAEGADSNLVEANL